One stretch of Amycolatopsis tolypomycina DNA includes these proteins:
- a CDS encoding type VII secretion target, whose amino-acid sequence MSAPGFEVEPDDLVAHASHVESLVDRLNTASSAADTAMSDHAYGLLCAFLPPIIRPTNEQAKDALTASGEGVRGLADNVRSAAQSYREGEEGNAQPFERQLAASPRAVEARTKA is encoded by the coding sequence ATGTCGGCCCCCGGCTTCGAGGTCGAACCGGACGACCTGGTCGCGCACGCGAGTCACGTCGAGAGCCTGGTGGACCGGCTCAACACGGCGAGCTCGGCGGCCGACACGGCGATGTCGGACCACGCCTACGGGCTGCTGTGCGCGTTCCTCCCGCCGATCATCCGGCCGACGAACGAGCAGGCGAAGGACGCGCTGACCGCGTCCGGGGAAGGCGTGCGCGGGCTGGCGGACAACGTCAGGTCGGCCGCGCAGTCCTATCGCGAAGGTGAAGAGGGCAACGCGCAGCCGTTCGAGCGGCAGCTCGCGGCGTCGCCGCGCGCAGTGGAAGCGAGGACGAAGGCATGA
- a CDS encoding flavin reductase family protein: MKTVAHTAIEPGILYFGTPVVLISSTNEDGTANLAPMSSAFWLGWRAVLGLGVRSRTAQNLSRTGEGVLNLPAESLAPAVDRLALTTGSDPVPEGKRSRGYFHVADKFGRAGLTPVESSTVAPPRVAECPVAMEVVVEREHPVGDDGGVVAFEVRVQRVYVHPSIRMPGSEDRIDPDAWRPLIMSFQKFYGLSSQVHPSALAGIPERLYRGPDIERARRVAGV; this comes from the coding sequence GTGAAAACTGTTGCGCACACGGCCATCGAGCCGGGAATCCTCTACTTCGGCACCCCGGTGGTCCTGATTTCCAGCACCAATGAGGACGGCACGGCGAACCTGGCCCCGATGTCGTCGGCGTTCTGGCTCGGCTGGCGGGCCGTTCTCGGTCTGGGGGTCCGGTCCCGGACGGCGCAGAACCTGTCCCGCACCGGCGAAGGCGTGTTGAACCTGCCTGCGGAGTCACTGGCCCCGGCGGTCGACCGGCTGGCGCTGACGACGGGCTCGGACCCGGTGCCCGAGGGGAAGCGCTCGCGCGGGTACTTCCACGTGGCGGACAAGTTCGGCCGGGCCGGGTTGACGCCGGTGGAGTCGTCGACGGTGGCCCCACCTCGGGTGGCGGAGTGCCCGGTGGCGATGGAGGTGGTCGTCGAGCGGGAGCACCCGGTGGGGGACGACGGGGGCGTGGTGGCGTTCGAGGTCCGGGTCCAGCGGGTGTACGTGCACCCGTCGATCCGGATGCCGGGCAGCGAGGACCGTATCGACCCGGACGCCTGGCGGCCGTTGATCATGAGTTTCCAGAAGTTCTACGGGCTGTCTTCGCAGGTGCATCCGTCGGCGTTGGCGGGGATCCCGGAGCGGCTCTACCGGGGGCCGGATATCGAACGGGCTCGGCGGGTGGCCGGGGTCTGA
- a CDS encoding (2Fe-2S)-binding protein — MKVSIEVNGRPVAEEVPDRTLLVHFLRDTAGLTATNIGCDTTSCGACTVLLDGESVKSCTVLAAQVDGHAVTTVEGLSASDGSLHPVQRAFQEQHGLQCGFCTPGMIMASVSLLADNPKPTRDEVRARLEGNLCRCTGYHNIVSAVIDASGQEVDR; from the coding sequence GTGAAGGTCTCGATCGAGGTCAACGGACGGCCGGTGGCCGAGGAGGTGCCGGACCGGACGCTGCTGGTGCACTTCCTGCGCGACACGGCCGGGCTGACCGCCACGAACATCGGCTGCGACACGACGTCCTGCGGCGCCTGCACGGTGCTGCTCGACGGCGAGTCGGTCAAGTCGTGCACGGTACTGGCCGCGCAGGTCGACGGCCACGCCGTCACGACGGTCGAAGGACTGTCCGCTTCGGACGGATCGTTGCACCCGGTGCAGCGGGCCTTCCAGGAGCAGCACGGCCTGCAGTGCGGGTTCTGCACGCCGGGCATGATCATGGCGTCGGTTTCGCTGCTGGCCGACAACCCGAAGCCGACGCGCGACGAGGTCCGCGCCAGGCTCGAGGGCAACCTGTGCCGCTGCACGGGGTACCACAACATCGTCAGCGCCGTGATCGACGCGTCCGGGCAGGAGGTGGACCGGTGA
- a CDS encoding MBL fold metallo-hydrolase produces MTKKAFASSADLAEKAQTLEVLADGVYALTAEGDPNIGAIEGEDFLVCFEALATPVAAGEWLAKLREHTDKPIRYLVLSHYHAVRVLGASAFDADVIVAHENTRALVAERGKEDWESEFGRMPRLAKGAETVPGLTWPTLTFSDRLTIDLGGDRGDLVLQYCGRGHTEGDIVAWLPREKVLYAGDLVEAEAALYTGDAFHRDWASSTLDRVAAFGAETLIGGRGGVSRGRAAVEAAIAQTRHFLDTMIREVGAVRDAGGTLKEAFERTYAALNDRYGHWPIFEHCLPFDVSRLWDELGGVERPVVWTAERDREVWGRLQG; encoded by the coding sequence GTGACGAAGAAAGCCTTCGCCTCTTCGGCCGACCTGGCGGAGAAAGCGCAGACCCTGGAAGTCCTCGCGGACGGCGTCTACGCGCTCACCGCCGAAGGCGACCCGAACATCGGCGCGATCGAAGGCGAGGACTTCCTCGTCTGCTTCGAAGCGCTCGCCACGCCCGTCGCGGCGGGGGAGTGGCTCGCGAAACTGCGTGAGCACACCGACAAGCCGATCCGGTACCTGGTGCTCAGCCACTACCACGCCGTGCGCGTGCTGGGCGCGTCCGCGTTCGACGCCGACGTCATCGTCGCGCACGAGAACACCCGCGCCCTGGTCGCCGAGCGCGGCAAGGAGGACTGGGAAAGCGAGTTCGGCCGGATGCCGCGGCTGGCGAAGGGCGCGGAAACGGTGCCCGGGCTGACCTGGCCGACGCTGACTTTCTCCGACCGGCTCACGATCGACCTCGGCGGCGACCGCGGCGACCTCGTCCTGCAGTACTGCGGACGCGGCCACACCGAGGGCGACATCGTCGCCTGGCTGCCCCGCGAAAAGGTCCTCTACGCCGGCGACCTCGTGGAAGCCGAAGCCGCGCTGTACACCGGTGACGCCTTCCACCGCGACTGGGCTTCGTCCACTTTGGACCGGGTGGCCGCGTTCGGGGCCGAGACCCTGATCGGCGGCCGCGGCGGGGTGAGCCGCGGCCGGGCAGCGGTCGAGGCCGCCATCGCGCAGACCCGGCACTTCCTCGACACGATGATCCGCGAGGTCGGGGCGGTCCGCGACGCCGGCGGCACGCTCAAGGAAGCCTTCGAGCGCACGTACGCCGCCCTGAACGACCGGTACGGCCACTGGCCGATCTTCGAGCACTGCCTGCCCTTCGACGTCTCGCGGCTGTGGGACGAGCTGGGCGGCGTCGAACGGCCGGTGGTGTGGACGGCCGAACGCGACCGCGAAGTCTGGGGCCGGCTGCAGGGATGA
- a CDS encoding LacI family DNA-binding transcriptional regulator: MRVTIAEVARRARVSKTTVSRVLNNKADVDAATAIRVREVIAATGYIPSAGAVGLARGVTRTVGMLVPGLTWPWMGEVLQGVADVVESKGYGLLLSTTNRGADSLGEFSRQVSAKAFDGLLLVEPPDAVRHLRVLHDSGLPVVVIDDRGRRPAFPSVGTDNRHGGAAAARHLLDTGRTRLATVTGPHGFGCTADRLNGFNEVVLDAGLTLDPRLIIEGDFTSESGEAAILQLLETGPEFDAVFAHNDLTAAGVLAGLRRAGRTVPGDVAVVGFDDIPLAAHTQPPLTTIHQPLRQMGETAAGLLLDRLAGAPPPDEPLIVPTSLVVRESTRVP, translated from the coding sequence ATGCGCGTCACGATCGCCGAGGTCGCCCGCCGCGCGCGGGTGAGCAAGACGACCGTGTCGCGGGTGCTCAACAACAAGGCCGACGTCGACGCCGCGACCGCGATCCGGGTGCGCGAGGTGATCGCCGCGACCGGGTACATCCCCAGCGCCGGCGCGGTCGGGCTGGCCCGCGGCGTGACGCGCACGGTCGGGATGCTCGTGCCGGGCCTGACCTGGCCGTGGATGGGCGAGGTGCTGCAGGGCGTCGCCGACGTCGTGGAGTCGAAGGGCTACGGCCTGCTGCTGTCCACCACCAACCGCGGCGCCGACTCCCTCGGCGAGTTCTCCCGCCAGGTGTCGGCGAAGGCGTTCGACGGGCTGCTGCTGGTGGAACCGCCGGACGCCGTGCGCCACCTGCGCGTGCTGCACGACTCGGGGCTGCCGGTCGTGGTGATCGACGACCGCGGCCGCCGCCCGGCGTTCCCGTCGGTGGGCACGGACAACCGCCACGGCGGCGCGGCCGCGGCCCGACACCTGCTGGACACCGGCCGCACCCGGCTCGCCACCGTCACCGGGCCGCACGGCTTCGGCTGCACCGCCGACCGCCTCAACGGCTTCAACGAGGTCGTCCTCGACGCGGGCCTGACCCTCGACCCGCGCCTCATCATCGAAGGCGACTTCACGAGCGAAAGCGGTGAGGCGGCGATCCTCCAACTCCTCGAAACGGGCCCGGAGTTCGACGCGGTCTTCGCGCACAACGACCTCACGGCGGCGGGCGTGCTGGCCGGGCTGCGCCGAGCCGGCCGCACGGTCCCCGGCGACGTCGCCGTCGTCGGCTTCGACGACATCCCGCTCGCCGCGCACACCCAGCCCCCGCTCACCACGATCCACCAGCCGCTGCGGCAGATGGGCGAGACGGCGGCCGGGCTGCTGCTGGACCGCCTGGCCGGCGCCCCGCCGCCGGACGAGCCGCTGATCGTCCCGACGTCCTTGGTGGTCCGCGAGTCGACCCGGGTGCCCTAG
- a CDS encoding FAD-dependent monooxygenase produces MTVAVLGSGPVGQTAALLLARRGVPVVLVDEHARREHVGSKAICHQRDTLDVWAWLGAGCLTEEGLTWTTARTFHRDRELFAHRLPDAGSALPPFVNLSQARVEEVLDELIARQPLIDVRRGHRVTGLSQPGCVVVECATADGPRRIEADYAIACTGARGDVVRRAVGEHLAGVSFADLFLICDIRADLPGWAAERRFFFDPPWNPGRQVLIHPCPGSRFRIDWQVPDGYDLAAEEGGGALDRRIRAIIGDRPYEVGWRSVYRFHTRLVRRMRVGRVLLAGDCAHLFAPFGARGLNSGVADAENAAWKLASVLRGEAGEGLLDSYHAERHAAAVENAEVTSATMDFLVPQDDKQRRHRADVLARAARDPAAHAEVDSGRLAEPFWYTGSPLTTPDPARPFAGRPPRGALPPPAPGILLPDVTVAGGRLRDLARQGFLLLTTPGAPAAGVRSVEIPVGGALGARPGEAWLVRPDAYVAAVLRDPAAAGRALRRATGG; encoded by the coding sequence ATGACGGTCGCGGTCCTCGGCAGCGGCCCGGTCGGCCAGACGGCCGCGCTCCTGCTCGCGCGCCGGGGCGTGCCGGTGGTGCTCGTCGACGAGCACGCCCGACGCGAACACGTGGGCTCCAAGGCCATCTGCCACCAGCGCGACACCCTGGACGTCTGGGCGTGGCTCGGCGCGGGGTGCCTCACCGAAGAAGGACTGACCTGGACGACCGCGCGGACGTTCCACCGCGACCGCGAGCTGTTCGCCCACCGGCTGCCGGACGCGGGGTCCGCGCTCCCGCCCTTCGTCAACCTCTCGCAAGCCCGCGTGGAGGAGGTCCTGGACGAGCTGATCGCGCGGCAGCCGCTGATCGACGTCCGCCGCGGCCACCGCGTCACCGGGCTGAGCCAGCCGGGCTGCGTGGTGGTCGAGTGCGCCACGGCGGACGGACCTCGCCGGATCGAAGCGGACTACGCGATCGCGTGCACCGGCGCCCGCGGCGACGTGGTGCGCCGCGCGGTGGGGGAGCACCTGGCCGGCGTCTCGTTCGCCGACCTCTTCCTCATCTGCGACATCCGCGCCGACCTCCCCGGCTGGGCGGCCGAGCGGCGGTTCTTCTTCGACCCGCCGTGGAACCCCGGCCGCCAGGTGCTGATCCACCCGTGCCCCGGCTCGCGGTTCCGGATCGACTGGCAGGTGCCCGACGGCTACGACCTCGCCGCCGAGGAGGGCGGCGGGGCACTGGACCGCCGGATCCGGGCGATCATCGGCGACCGGCCGTACGAGGTCGGGTGGCGGTCGGTCTACCGCTTCCACACCCGGCTCGTCCGCCGGATGCGGGTGGGCCGCGTGCTGCTGGCCGGCGACTGCGCGCACCTGTTCGCGCCGTTCGGCGCCCGCGGGCTGAACTCGGGGGTCGCGGACGCGGAGAACGCCGCGTGGAAGCTGGCGTCCGTGCTGCGCGGCGAAGCCGGCGAAGGGCTGCTGGACAGCTACCACGCCGAGCGGCACGCGGCGGCCGTCGAGAACGCCGAGGTGACGTCGGCGACGATGGACTTCCTGGTCCCGCAGGACGACAAGCAGCGACGGCACCGGGCCGACGTGCTGGCCAGGGCCGCGCGGGACCCCGCCGCGCACGCGGAAGTCGACTCGGGGCGGCTGGCCGAGCCGTTCTGGTACACCGGATCGCCGCTGACCACCCCGGACCCGGCCCGCCCGTTCGCCGGCCGCCCGCCCCGCGGAGCCTTGCCGCCACCCGCGCCCGGCATCCTGCTGCCGGACGTCACGGTCGCGGGCGGCCGCCTGCGTGACCTGGCACGACAGGGATTCCTGCTGCTGACGACGCCGGGCGCGCCGGCGGCGGGCGTGCGGTCGGTGGAGATCCCGGTGGGCGGGGCACTGGGCGCGCGGCCGGGCGAAGCGTGGCTGGTCCGCCCGGACGCGTACGTCGCCGCGGTGCTCCGGGACCCGGCGGCGGCCGGCCGCGCGCTGCGGCGCGCGACCGGTGGCTGA
- a CDS encoding FAD binding domain-containing protein — translation MIPASFEYLRASTVDEALSLLAAHGDDAKVLAGGHSLLPLMKLRLAAPEYLVDIGPLDELRYVRLEGDEVVIGALSRYSALVQDPVLLEHAPLLAHVSGEVGDRQVRHRGTIGGSLVHADAAADLPAAILASDAVLVARGPSGERRIPAAEFFLGPFTTPLEPAELLTEIRVPAQTGQGWGYQKFTRRAIDWAMVGVTVAGGRVGLVNMGGVPLRATATEEALAAGASIEEAAGLAASGTNPPDEPHATAEYRRHLARVLTRRALTQARG, via the coding sequence GTGATCCCGGCTTCGTTCGAGTACCTTCGTGCGTCCACAGTGGACGAAGCGCTTTCGCTGCTCGCCGCGCACGGCGACGACGCGAAGGTGCTGGCGGGCGGGCATTCCCTGCTGCCGCTGATGAAGCTGCGCCTGGCCGCCCCGGAGTACCTGGTGGACATCGGCCCGCTCGACGAGCTGCGGTACGTCCGCCTGGAGGGCGACGAGGTCGTCATCGGCGCGTTGTCGCGCTACAGCGCGCTGGTGCAGGACCCCGTGCTGCTGGAGCACGCGCCCCTGCTGGCGCACGTGTCCGGCGAGGTGGGCGACCGCCAGGTCCGCCACCGCGGCACGATCGGCGGCTCGCTGGTCCACGCGGACGCGGCGGCCGACCTGCCGGCGGCGATCCTGGCCTCCGACGCGGTCCTGGTGGCCCGGGGGCCGTCGGGGGAGCGCCGCATCCCCGCGGCGGAGTTCTTCCTCGGCCCGTTCACGACGCCGTTGGAGCCGGCGGAGCTGCTGACGGAGATCCGCGTCCCGGCCCAGACGGGCCAGGGCTGGGGGTACCAGAAGTTCACCCGCCGCGCGATCGACTGGGCGATGGTCGGCGTGACGGTCGCCGGCGGCCGCGTCGGCCTGGTGAACATGGGCGGAGTACCGCTGCGCGCCACGGCCACGGAGGAGGCGCTGGCGGCAGGGGCGTCGATCGAGGAAGCGGCGGGGCTGGCGGCGTCGGGGACGAACCCGCCGGACGAGCCCCACGCCACGGCGGAGTACCGCCGTCACCTGGCCCGCGTGCTGACCCGGCGGGCGTTGACGCAGGCTCGCGGTTGA
- a CDS encoding sulfite exporter TauE/SafE family protein has translation MIIDPWVLLLLVLAGVGAGLTGATAGLASLVSYPALLAAGLPPVTANVTNTVAMLGTTAGAAAGARPELAGQRRRLVPLCAITTVGGACGGFVLLLTPSDAFTVIVPWLIGGASLVLMAGPRLRRLAEGAEHHGLGPATGVVAFLIGVYGGYFGAAAGVLMLALLVTVWSQPLARTNAAKNLVTGSANLLAAIVFSVTGKVVWPAALAVCLGSLGGSWLGSALVRRLPATPLRIGIGLGGLGLAVVLGLRA, from the coding sequence GTGATCATCGACCCGTGGGTGCTGCTCCTGCTCGTGCTGGCCGGCGTCGGCGCCGGCCTGACCGGGGCCACCGCCGGGCTCGCGTCGCTGGTGTCCTACCCGGCCCTGCTCGCCGCGGGACTGCCGCCGGTGACCGCGAACGTCACCAACACCGTCGCCATGCTGGGCACCACCGCAGGCGCCGCGGCCGGGGCCCGGCCCGAGCTGGCCGGGCAGCGGCGCCGGCTCGTCCCGCTGTGCGCCATCACCACCGTCGGCGGCGCGTGCGGCGGCTTCGTGCTGCTGCTGACGCCGTCCGACGCGTTCACCGTCATCGTGCCGTGGCTGATCGGCGGGGCGTCGCTGGTGCTGATGGCCGGGCCGCGGCTGCGCCGGCTGGCCGAAGGCGCCGAGCACCACGGCCTCGGCCCGGCGACCGGCGTGGTCGCGTTCCTGATCGGCGTCTACGGCGGCTACTTCGGCGCCGCCGCGGGCGTGCTCATGCTCGCGCTGCTGGTCACCGTCTGGAGCCAGCCGCTGGCCCGGACGAACGCGGCGAAGAACCTGGTCACCGGCTCGGCGAACCTTCTCGCCGCGATCGTCTTCTCGGTCACCGGGAAGGTCGTGTGGCCGGCCGCGCTCGCGGTCTGCCTCGGCTCGCTCGGCGGTTCGTGGCTGGGGTCCGCGCTCGTGCGGCGGCTGCCGGCGACGCCGCTGCGCATCGGGATCGGGTTGGGCGGACTGGGCCTGGCGGTCGTCCTCGGCCTGCGGGCATGA
- a CDS encoding YbaB/EbfC family nucleoid-associated protein yields MTGPNGLGDLMRDPDETIRRMDDWAAGFAAKAQRYQAAQEQTERLRLTATSSDGAVSVTVGADGTVTDLTFSNKVKSFPLEELSRQILTTMRRAQAGIADRVAGVMAEQLGDEDRETRGLLLDNLRGRFPDPDEPDEQPPAAPGPVPPAPAGGAAAPPVTPQPPSRRPAPTDDEDNNPW; encoded by the coding sequence ATGACGGGGCCGAACGGCCTGGGGGACCTGATGCGGGACCCCGACGAGACGATCCGCCGGATGGACGACTGGGCGGCCGGGTTCGCGGCGAAGGCGCAGCGCTACCAGGCCGCGCAGGAGCAGACCGAACGGCTGCGGCTGACCGCGACCAGCTCCGACGGCGCGGTGAGCGTGACCGTCGGCGCGGACGGCACCGTCACCGACCTGACGTTCTCGAACAAGGTCAAGTCGTTCCCGCTGGAAGAGCTCTCGCGGCAGATCCTGACGACCATGCGGCGGGCGCAGGCCGGCATCGCCGACCGCGTCGCCGGGGTGATGGCCGAGCAGCTCGGCGACGAGGACCGCGAAACCCGCGGCCTGCTGCTGGACAACCTGCGCGGCCGGTTCCCCGACCCCGACGAGCCGGACGAGCAGCCGCCCGCCGCGCCCGGGCCGGTCCCGCCGGCCCCGGCCGGTGGCGCCGCGGCCCCGCCCGTGACCCCGCAACCGCCGTCACGACGGCCCGCCCCCACCGACGATGAGGACAACAACCCGTGGTGA
- a CDS encoding xanthine dehydrogenase family protein molybdopterin-binding subunit, with the protein MSIVGTRVVRREDRNLITAGGTYVDDLRSEALSGAAHAVFVRSPIAHARIGGIDVSAAKEAPGVLGVFTAADLGLDPRPSGPVPEPWLAGEVVRYVGEPVALVVTEERYQLADAAELVDVDYEPLEAVATIDAALAGETLLFPDHGSNIVQAKGAAEFDDAIFEDCEVVVSTTILNQRVAPAPLEVRGAACVWGEDGRLTAWLSTQNAQMARGQLAGALGVGEESVRVIAPDVGGGFGAKIGADPEATVLGWAAKQLGRGVRWVESRSENLTAMTHGRAQQNTVTIGGKRDGTVLAYRLDVVQDAGAYPRMLLLPTLTELMAVGVYRFPKVETRSRAVVTTTTPIGAYRGAGRPEATAAVERAMDRFAAEIGLDPAEVRRVNFIRPEEFPYQTPTGAVYDTGEYATALDKVLAAAGYAELRAEQQRRRAAGDPVELGLGIASYVEITGGDGAGESGRVDVHPDGSVVAWTGSSPHGQGLGTSLAMLLADRLGVPLDKITVRHGDTDEVPQAVGTFGSRSLQLGGSAIRQAADEVVAQARELAAELLEAAPDDLELDVERGVWQVRGAPSSTVLSWAQAAERAAGGKLSADVWFGDGKPTFPFGAHLAVVEVDTETGKVELRRIVAVDDAGPIVNPLTFRGQRHGGLGQGAAQALMEVVTYDDDGNPTTATLADYSFVTAAELPDFELVDMATPTDRNLLGVKGIGEAATIGSTPAVHNAVVDALSARGVHHLDMPTTPIRVWAALEEARKGSAQ; encoded by the coding sequence ATGAGCATTGTCGGGACCAGGGTGGTCCGCCGGGAAGACCGGAACCTGATCACCGCGGGCGGCACCTACGTGGACGACTTGCGGTCGGAAGCGCTTTCCGGTGCCGCGCACGCGGTTTTCGTGCGAAGTCCGATCGCGCACGCGCGGATCGGCGGCATCGACGTGAGCGCGGCGAAGGAGGCGCCGGGCGTGCTCGGCGTGTTCACCGCCGCGGACCTCGGGCTCGACCCGCGCCCGTCGGGGCCGGTGCCGGAACCGTGGCTGGCCGGCGAGGTGGTGCGCTACGTCGGCGAACCGGTCGCGCTCGTCGTCACCGAAGAGCGCTACCAGCTGGCCGACGCCGCCGAGCTGGTCGACGTCGACTACGAGCCCCTCGAAGCCGTCGCGACGATCGACGCCGCACTGGCCGGTGAGACGCTGCTGTTCCCCGACCACGGCAGCAACATCGTGCAGGCCAAGGGGGCGGCGGAGTTCGACGACGCGATCTTCGAAGACTGCGAAGTCGTCGTCAGCACGACCATCCTCAACCAGCGCGTCGCGCCCGCGCCGCTCGAAGTGCGCGGCGCCGCCTGCGTGTGGGGCGAGGACGGCAGGCTCACGGCCTGGCTTTCCACCCAGAACGCCCAGATGGCGCGCGGCCAGCTGGCGGGGGCCCTCGGTGTCGGCGAAGAGTCGGTGCGGGTGATCGCGCCGGACGTCGGCGGCGGGTTCGGCGCGAAGATCGGCGCGGACCCCGAGGCGACCGTGCTCGGCTGGGCCGCCAAGCAGCTCGGCCGGGGCGTGCGCTGGGTCGAGTCGCGCAGCGAGAACCTCACGGCGATGACGCACGGCCGGGCGCAGCAGAACACCGTGACCATCGGCGGGAAGCGCGACGGCACGGTGCTGGCGTACCGCCTCGACGTCGTCCAGGACGCCGGTGCGTACCCGCGGATGCTGCTGCTGCCGACGCTGACCGAGCTGATGGCCGTCGGCGTCTACCGGTTCCCCAAGGTCGAGACGCGCAGCCGCGCGGTCGTCACCACCACGACGCCGATCGGGGCCTACCGCGGCGCCGGCCGCCCCGAGGCGACGGCCGCCGTCGAACGGGCGATGGACCGCTTCGCCGCCGAGATCGGGCTGGACCCGGCCGAGGTCCGCCGGGTCAACTTCATCCGGCCGGAGGAGTTCCCGTACCAGACGCCGACCGGCGCGGTCTACGACACGGGCGAGTACGCGACGGCGCTGGACAAGGTCCTGGCCGCCGCCGGGTACGCCGAACTGCGCGCCGAGCAGCAGCGGCGGCGGGCCGCGGGCGACCCGGTCGAGCTGGGCCTGGGCATCGCCTCCTACGTCGAGATCACCGGCGGCGACGGCGCCGGCGAGAGCGGCCGCGTCGACGTCCACCCGGACGGCTCGGTCGTCGCCTGGACCGGCAGCTCGCCGCACGGGCAGGGCCTCGGCACGTCGCTGGCGATGCTGCTGGCCGACCGGCTCGGCGTGCCGCTGGACAAGATCACCGTCCGGCACGGCGACACCGACGAGGTGCCGCAGGCGGTCGGCACGTTCGGCTCCCGGTCGCTGCAGCTGGGCGGCTCGGCGATCCGGCAGGCGGCCGACGAGGTCGTCGCGCAGGCCCGGGAACTGGCCGCGGAACTGCTGGAAGCCGCGCCGGACGACCTCGAGCTGGACGTCGAGCGCGGCGTCTGGCAGGTCCGCGGCGCGCCGTCGAGCACGGTGCTGAGCTGGGCGCAGGCCGCCGAGCGGGCCGCCGGGGGCAAGCTGTCGGCCGACGTCTGGTTCGGTGACGGGAAGCCGACCTTCCCCTTCGGCGCGCACCTCGCGGTGGTCGAGGTCGACACCGAGACCGGCAAGGTCGAGCTGCGCCGGATCGTCGCCGTCGACGACGCCGGCCCGATCGTCAACCCGCTGACCTTCCGCGGCCAGCGCCACGGCGGGCTTGGCCAGGGCGCGGCGCAGGCCCTGATGGAAGTCGTCACCTACGACGACGACGGCAACCCGACGACCGCGACGCTGGCGGACTACTCGTTCGTCACCGCCGCCGAGCTGCCGGACTTCGAGCTGGTCGACATGGCGACCCCGACCGACCGCAACCTGCTGGGGGTCAAGGGGATCGGCGAGGCGGCGACGATCGGCTCGACGCCGGCGGTGCACAACGCGGTGGTGGACGCCCTGTCCGCCCGCGGCGTGCACCACCTGGACATGCCCACCACGCCGATCCGCGTCTGGGCCGCACTTGAAGAAGCTCGGAAGGGAAGCGCGCAGTGA
- a CDS encoding ESX secretion-associated protein EspG has product MAERFEFVLEVFEALVVGRATGGDVRRYPLRAGNLPADPVRFVTVARQVYDALEERRLSVSGELHPGVRTAFELLAEPRISVAVSGIDGLGADVAVLVVSDGAQALGITQAPDTDDLLFSLFADEDLVEVVTGVLPPAPAATTGKHVVHRAAGREVSAMTAKRIADAEFDEEETDAFGMIEVKAVVRPGRRPPAPKPADVAVLERVLAEPRLGGGHIAVSAQGRRGERLAGEPLSWLDTADGRYLVHTRTGDAGELTAEYVPAGRADLARAIRDAIAAVY; this is encoded by the coding sequence ATGGCGGAGCGGTTCGAGTTCGTCCTCGAGGTCTTCGAAGCGCTCGTCGTCGGGCGGGCGACCGGGGGCGATGTCCGGCGGTACCCGCTGCGGGCCGGGAACCTGCCCGCCGATCCCGTGCGTTTCGTCACCGTGGCGCGGCAGGTCTACGACGCCCTCGAAGAACGGCGGCTGTCCGTCTCCGGTGAGCTGCACCCGGGCGTGCGGACCGCGTTCGAGCTGCTCGCCGAACCGCGGATCTCCGTCGCCGTCAGCGGGATCGACGGGCTGGGGGCCGATGTCGCCGTGCTCGTCGTCAGCGACGGGGCGCAGGCACTCGGCATCACCCAGGCCCCGGACACCGATGACCTGCTGTTCTCGCTGTTCGCCGACGAAGACCTCGTCGAGGTCGTCACCGGGGTGCTGCCGCCTGCCCCCGCCGCCACCACCGGGAAGCACGTCGTGCACCGGGCGGCCGGGCGTGAGGTGTCCGCCATGACCGCGAAGCGGATCGCCGACGCCGAGTTCGACGAAGAAGAGACCGACGCCTTCGGGATGATCGAGGTCAAGGCCGTCGTGCGGCCCGGGCGGCGGCCGCCGGCTCCGAAACCCGCCGATGTCGCCGTCCTCGAACGGGTGCTCGCCGAACCCCGGCTGGGAGGCGGGCACATCGCCGTCAGTGCCCAGGGACGGCGCGGGGAACGGCTGGCCGGTGAGCCGCTGAGCTGGCTCGACACCGCCGACGGCCGGTACCTCGTGCACACCCGGACCGGCGACGCCGGGGAACTCACCGCGGAATACGTGCCGGCCGGGCGGGCCGATCTCGCGCGCGCCATCCGCGACGCGATCGCGGCTGTCTACTGA